Part of the Gammaproteobacteria bacterium genome, TCAATAATCAATCATCCTGTTTAACTTCAAGAATTTTTCCCATGCGATCAAGTTTAATTTCAAATTCTTTGCCATTTTGATAAGCTTCTACCTCATAGACACCGTCGTCGAAATCAATTTCTTTGACTTTGTAACCTAGATTCTCAACAAGCTTGGTAATATCTTCC contains:
- a CDS encoding hypothetical protein (Evidence 5 : Unknown function) — translated: MDNDMIIAIAAGSVVLIGFGWWFFGSSSENGTPKSREDITKLVENLGYKVKEIDFDDGVYEVEAYQNGKEFEIKLDRMGKILEVKQDD